One genomic window of Cyprinus carpio isolate SPL01 chromosome B8, ASM1834038v1, whole genome shotgun sequence includes the following:
- the rho gene encoding rhodopsin, with product MNGTEGPMFYVPMSNATGVVKSPYDYPQYYLVAPWAYGCLAAYMFFLIITGFPVNFLTLYVTIEHKKLRTPLNYILLNLAISDLFMVFGGFTTTMYTSLHGYFVFGRVGCNLEGFFATLGGEMGLWSLVVLAFERWMVVCKPVSNFRFGENHAIMGVVFTWFMACTCAVPPLVGWSRYIPEGMQCSCGVDYYTRAPGYNNESFVIYMFLVHFIIPLIVIFFCYGRLVCTVKDAAAQQQESETTQRAEREVTRMVVIMVIGFLICWIPYASVAWYIFTHQGSEFGPVFMTVPAFFAKSAAVYNPCIYICMNKQFRNCMITTLCCGKNPFEEEEGASTTASKTEASSVSSSSVSPA from the coding sequence ATGAACGGTACAGAGGGACCTATGTTCTACGTGCCTATGTCCAACGCCACCGGCGTTGTTAAGAGCCCATACGACTATCCCCAGTACTACCTGGTGGCGCCATGGGCATACGGCTGCCTGGCTGCGTACATGTTCTTCCTCATTATCACCGGCTTCCCCGTCAACTTCCTCACTCTGTACGTCACCATCGAGCACAAGAAGCTGCGTACACCTCTCAACTACATTCTGCTGAACCTCGCTATTTCCGACCTCTTCATGGTGTTTGGTGGTTTCACCACGACGATGTACACCTCGTTGCATGGCTACTTTGTTTTTGGACGCGTCGGCTGCAACCTCGAAGGCTTCTTCGCAACCCTGGGTGGTGAAATGGGCCTTTGGTCCCTGGTGGTGCTGGCCTTCGAGAGGTGGATGGTCGTCTGTAAGCCCGTGAGCAACTTCCGCTTCGGAGAGAACCACGCCATCATGGGGGTTGTCTTCACCTGGTTCATGGCCTGCACCTGCGCCGTGCCTCCCCTGGTCGGCTGGTCCCGTTACATCCCCGAGGGCATGCAGTGCTCGTGCGGAGTCGACTATTACACTCGCGCCCCTGGCTACAACAATGAGTCCTTTGTCATCTACATGTTCCTTGTCCACTTCATTATTCCATTAATCGTCATATTCTTCTGCTACGGCCGTCTCGTCTGCACCGTCAAAGATGCCGCTGCCCAGCAGCAGGAGTCCGAGACCACCCAGAGGGCTGAGCGTGAGGTCACCCGCATGGTCGTCATCATGGTCATCGGCTTCTTGATTTGCTGGATCCCATATGCCAGCGTGGCCTGGTATATCTTCACCCACCAGGGAAGCGAATTTGGGCCTGTCTTCATGACCGTGCCAGCCTTCTTTGCCAAGAGTGCTGCTGTCTACAACCCATGCATCTACATCTGCATGAACAAGCAGTTCCGTAACTGCATGATCACCACCCTGTGCTGCGGCAAGAACCCCTTCGAGGAGGAAGAGGGCGCCTCCACTACTGCATCCAAGACTGAGGCTTCATCCGTGTCTTCCAGCTCCGTGTCCCCTGCGTAA